A single Ascochyta rabiei chromosome 4, complete sequence DNA region contains:
- a CDS encoding Deoxyhypusine synthase, whose translation MSPVNEAAAPSGATDAVLKPSAPVPEGAKQVHGIDFNDYAGRSITVDELVAGYATMGFQATSVGEAVRIINDMRAWRDPDTNDGTTIFLGYTSNLISSGLRETLRYLVQHKHVSAIVTTAGGVEEDLIKCLAPTYLGAFSTPGAGLRAKGMNRIGNLVVPNSNYCAFEDWVVPILDTMLEEQEASKKTEEPLHWTPSKMIHRLGKEINDERSVYYWAWKNDIPVFCPALTDGSLGDMLYFHTFKASPEQLRVDIVEDIRKINTIAVRAKRTGMIVLGGGIVKHHIANANLMRNGAESAVYVNTAQEFDGSDAGARPDEAVSWGKIKLDGDSVKVYAEATVVFPLIVAATFASAQRTER comes from the exons ATGTCGCCCGTCAACGAGGCTGCAGCCCCGTCTGGTGCCACCGATGCCGTCTTGAAGCCCTCGGCGCCCGTGCCCGAGGGTGCCAAACAGGTGCACGGCATCGACTTCAACGACTATGCAGGCCGCAGCATCACCGTCGACGAGCTCGTCGCCGGGTATGCGACCATGGGCTTCCAGGCCACCTCGGTCGGCGAAGCCGTGCGCATCATCAACGACATG CGCGCATGGAGGGACCCAGACACCAACGACGGCACCACCATCTTCCTGGGATACACATCCAACCTCATCTCCTCCGGCCTCCGCGAAACACTGCGCTACCTGGTCCAGCACAAGCACGTCTCTGCCATTGTCACCACAGCTGGTGGTGTTGAGGAAGACTTGATCAAATGCCTAGCTCCCACGTACCTGGGAGCCTTCTCCACGCCCGGCGCAGGGCTGCGTGCCAAGGGCATGAACAGGATAGGCAACCTCGTGGTGCCCAACAGCAACTACTGCGCCTTCGAAGATTGGGTCGTGCCCATCCTCGACACCATGCTCGAGGAGCAGGAAGCGAGCAAGAAGACCGAAGAGCCCCTGCACTGGACGCCCAGCAAGATGATCCACCGCCTGGGCAAGGAAATCAACGACGAGCGCTCCGTCTACTATTGGGCCTGGAAGAACGACATTCCCGTCTTCTGCCCAGCCCTGACCGACGGCAGTCTTGGCGACATGCTGTATTTCCATACCTTCAAAGCATCACCAGAGCAGCTGCGCGTCGACATTGTGGAAGACATCCGCAAGATCAACACCATTGCCGTGCGAGCCAAGAGGACGGGCATGATCGTGCTGGGCGGAGGCATCGTCAAGCACCACATCGCCAACGCCAACCTGATGCGCAATGGAGCAGAGAGCGCTGTGTACGTCAACACGGCCCAGGAGTTCGACGGGAGCGACGCAGGAGCGAGACCCGACGAGGCCGTCAGCTGGGGCAAGATCAAGCTGGACGGCGACAGTGTCAAGGTGTACGCAGAAGCTACCGTTGTATTCCCACTCATCGTGGCTGCGACGTTTGCGAGCGCGCAGCGGACAGAGAGATGA